A window from Candidatus Neomarinimicrobiota bacterium encodes these proteins:
- a CDS encoding corrinoid protein, with protein sequence MDNESLLSQLAKCVEFGKVNKEATYPPDMQGKEGADELTSQALEMGIKPSRILDEALIAAMDRVGEKFSRKKIFVPQMLVAAKAMNAAMEHLKPYFQSGEVKRKGTFIIGTVSGDLHDIGKNLVAMIVEGAGWEVIDLGVDVSAAKFKAAIAERPDAVIGLSALLTTTMHNMKTTVGEIKQDFPDTTLLIGGAPVNEDFRKEIGAHGYSPDPQGAVSYLNSLAA encoded by the coding sequence ATGGACAATGAATCACTGTTGAGCCAACTGGCAAAATGTGTAGAATTCGGAAAGGTGAACAAAGAAGCGACGTATCCGCCTGACATGCAGGGCAAGGAGGGCGCGGACGAACTCACGAGCCAGGCGTTGGAAATGGGAATTAAGCCATCGCGAATATTGGACGAAGCACTTATCGCCGCAATGGACAGGGTTGGTGAAAAGTTCTCGCGAAAGAAAATTTTTGTGCCACAGATGTTAGTGGCGGCCAAGGCAATGAACGCTGCCATGGAACACCTGAAACCGTATTTCCAGTCCGGTGAAGTCAAAAGGAAAGGCACATTCATCATCGGCACTGTCTCCGGTGATCTCCACGATATCGGTAAAAATCTGGTGGCAATGATCGTGGAAGGTGCCGGCTGGGAAGTCATTGATTTGGGCGTCGATGTCAGCGCTGCCAAATTTAAAGCCGCAATCGCCGAACGTCCGGATGCCGTTATCGGCCTCTCTGCCTTGCTGACGACCACCATGCACAACATGAAAACCACGGTCGGCGAAATTAAACAGGATTTCCCGGACACTACCCTGCTCATTGGCGGAGCACCGGTGAACGAAGATTTCCGGAAGGAAATCGGAGCCCATGGATATTCGCCAGATCCCCAGGGCGCAGTCAGCTATCTGAATTCTCTGGCGGCGTGA
- a CDS encoding NAD-dependent epimerase/dehydratase family protein produces the protein MRVLFIGGTGIISSACAARCIELGHDLYLLNRGQSVRQIPEQANVLRADYRDTEQARDVLDGMNFDVVVDFIAFNVEHTRTDVELFRGRTGQYVFISSASAYQTPPESVPVTEETPLGNPFWQYSRDKAAGEKYLMGEYEKNGFPVTIVRPSHTYDRRSVPVPGAHLLFRRAQAGKKIVVHGDGTSLWTLTHNTDFAIGFCGLFGQNEAIGEDFHITSDEYLPWNKINRLLLENAGLGAELIHLPSDLIVKYDAEFGAGLLGDKAHSMIFDNSKIKKMVPEFEAKVPFTDGAKEIADWYLSNQDDVSVDEDLDKTMDRMVADYESIG, from the coding sequence ATGCGAGTACTTTTTATTGGCGGCACCGGAATTATCAGTTCAGCATGTGCGGCCCGATGTATCGAACTGGGGCACGACCTGTATCTCCTAAATCGGGGGCAGTCGGTGCGACAGATCCCGGAGCAGGCGAACGTCCTCCGCGCAGATTACCGCGATACAGAGCAAGCCAGGGACGTGCTGGATGGGATGAACTTTGATGTAGTCGTTGACTTTATCGCGTTTAATGTAGAGCACACCCGGACAGATGTGGAACTATTTCGCGGACGTACCGGACAATACGTCTTCATCAGTTCCGCTTCAGCGTATCAGACACCGCCGGAATCCGTCCCGGTGACCGAGGAGACTCCCCTGGGTAACCCGTTCTGGCAATATTCCAGAGATAAAGCAGCCGGCGAGAAATATCTGATGGGGGAATACGAGAAAAATGGATTTCCCGTGACTATTGTTCGGCCATCGCATACCTATGACCGGAGGTCAGTTCCCGTTCCGGGAGCGCACCTGCTGTTCCGGCGAGCACAAGCGGGGAAGAAAATCGTAGTGCACGGCGACGGAACATCACTCTGGACGCTCACCCACAACACCGATTTTGCCATCGGATTTTGCGGACTGTTCGGACAAAACGAGGCGATCGGCGAGGATTTCCATATCACGTCCGATGAATACCTGCCATGGAACAAAATCAACCGGTTACTGCTGGAGAACGCCGGCCTGGGTGCCGAATTAATACATCTCCCTTCAGATTTAATTGTAAAATACGATGCCGAGTTTGGCGCTGGCTTGCTTGGAGATAAGGCCCATAGTATGATTTTTGACAATTCGAAGATCAAGAAAATGGTTCCTGAGTTCGAAGCAAAAGTACCGTTCACCGACGGAGCAAAGGAAATCGCCGACTGGTATCTGTCCAATCAGGATGATGTTTCCGTCGACGAGGATCTGGACAAAACAATGGACCGGATGGTCGCGGATTACGAATCGATAGGGTAA
- a CDS encoding carbamoyltransferase, producing the protein MSDSVYILGISAFYHDSAAVLVCDGNIIAAIQEERFTRRKHDFSFPENAVAYCLQEADITPADLSYIGFYDKPFRKFERILETYLQYAPRGFRSFIKAIPVWIKQKIWIKSLITDALPEFTGEILFPEHHRSHAASAFFPSPFSEAAIITTDGVGEWTTTSIGFGRDNQVNIYKENRFPHSLGMLYSAFTYYTGFRVNSGEYKVMGLAPYGEPKYVQTILDHLIDVKGDGSFRLNMEYFNYPVGLTMTNRKFHGLFGGPPRRPESDLTQKDMDLARSVQEVIEMVILRMAHHTKSITGSEYLVLAGGVALNCVANGKLLRSGVFNDIWIQPAAGDAGGALGAALGIWYEYMEKPRAVISGQDGQHGSFLGPAYKPATIESFLERFSIPYRKLSEDTLFSQTAELLAQENVIGWFQGRMEYGPRALGARSILGDPRSPEMQRKMNLKIKFRESFRPFAPSVLFECVSDYFKLDRPSPYMLLVAEVADEQLKFNGDTDHNLFGLDRLHAVQSEIPAVTHVDNSARIQTVHQETHPRYHALISAFANQTGCPVLVNTSFNVRGEPIVRTPRDAYKCFMRTEMDYLVLGDFLLDKTNQPGEIEALDWDESFKLD; encoded by the coding sequence TTGAGTGATTCGGTTTACATCCTGGGTATCTCGGCCTTTTACCACGATAGTGCCGCCGTGTTGGTCTGCGATGGTAATATTATCGCGGCAATCCAGGAAGAACGTTTCACCCGGAGAAAGCATGATTTCAGTTTTCCAGAGAATGCCGTAGCGTATTGCCTTCAGGAAGCCGATATCACGCCAGCCGACCTCAGTTATATTGGGTTTTATGATAAACCGTTTCGAAAATTTGAGCGGATTCTCGAAACCTACCTGCAATATGCCCCCAGAGGATTTCGTTCGTTCATCAAGGCTATCCCCGTCTGGATTAAACAAAAGATTTGGATTAAATCTCTCATCACTGATGCACTTCCGGAGTTTACCGGTGAAATTTTGTTTCCGGAGCATCACCGTTCCCACGCAGCCTCCGCCTTCTTCCCCTCCCCCTTCTCCGAAGCAGCAATCATCACTACTGATGGTGTTGGTGAGTGGACCACCACCAGTATCGGATTCGGCCGGGACAATCAGGTCAATATCTACAAGGAGAACCGGTTTCCGCATTCACTGGGAATGCTGTACTCCGCATTTACCTATTATACCGGATTCCGGGTGAACTCCGGCGAATACAAAGTAATGGGACTCGCACCTTACGGTGAGCCAAAGTATGTGCAAACCATTCTTGACCACCTCATTGATGTGAAAGGTGACGGATCATTCAGGCTGAATATGGAATACTTCAATTATCCGGTCGGACTGACCATGACGAACCGGAAATTCCATGGGCTATTTGGCGGCCCTCCGAGGCGACCCGAATCCGATTTAACCCAAAAGGACATGGATTTGGCCAGGTCGGTGCAGGAAGTAATCGAAATGGTTATCCTCCGAATGGCCCACCATACGAAAAGTATAACTGGCTCAGAATATTTAGTCCTTGCAGGTGGCGTCGCTTTGAATTGTGTCGCCAACGGGAAACTACTCCGCTCCGGCGTATTCAACGATATCTGGATTCAGCCGGCGGCTGGCGACGCCGGTGGCGCGCTGGGTGCAGCTTTGGGGATCTGGTATGAGTATATGGAGAAGCCAAGGGCAGTAATTTCGGGACAGGACGGACAGCACGGATCCTTTCTCGGCCCCGCGTACAAACCCGCAACAATTGAGTCCTTCCTGGAACGATTCTCAATCCCCTACCGCAAATTATCGGAAGATACACTCTTCTCCCAAACAGCAGAATTACTGGCGCAGGAAAACGTAATCGGCTGGTTTCAGGGGAGAATGGAATATGGGCCGCGAGCATTAGGTGCCCGGAGTATCCTGGGCGATCCGCGATCGCCGGAAATGCAGCGCAAGATGAACCTAAAGATCAAGTTCCGGGAATCGTTCCGTCCATTTGCACCATCTGTGCTGTTTGAGTGTGTCAGCGATTACTTTAAACTAGACAGGCCAAGTCCCTACATGCTGCTGGTTGCTGAAGTTGCCGATGAGCAGCTCAAATTTAATGGAGACACCGACCACAACCTCTTTGGATTGGATCGATTGCACGCTGTCCAGTCGGAGATACCGGCAGTGACGCATGTAGATAACTCTGCCCGCATCCAAACGGTGCACCAGGAAACCCATCCGAGATATCATGCGCTGATCAGCGCATTTGCTAATCAGACGGGATGCCCGGTACTTGTAAACACGTCCTTCAATGTGAGGGGAGAACCGATCGTGCGCACGCCCAGGGATGCCTATAAGTGCTTTATGCGCACCGAGATGGATTATCTCGTACTGGGTGACTTCTTGCTGGACAAAACCAACCAGCCCGGGGAAATTGAGGCCCTCGATTGGGACGAATCATTTAAATTGGATTAA
- a CDS encoding uroporphyrinogen decarboxylase yields the protein MTDEQWQQLVSVIEGEIPESIPIGFIIDSPWLPNWFGISMLDYFSSEEQWLRANLAAIETFPDVIFLPGFWSEFGMCTEPSAFGAKSIYWKNEFPFAEKVIHDTSEIDALEVPNAETDGLLPFMLHRLTANQDAIEDAGHAIRFSVSRGPLNVASFLMGSTELMTAMMMEPDAVNTLMRKVTDFLKEWHRLQREAIPSIDGMLMLDDIVGFVGEDEFLEFGYPYFEELYDLPASIKFFHNDADCTVSVSHYPDLGINLFNPGTHMTLNEIKAVTDNRMAILGNIPPRDVLAAGSPDEVTQAVKSLLNETEDHSRLVLSSGGGMPPDVSSENIKAFIQAVKNFS from the coding sequence ATGACGGATGAACAATGGCAACAGCTCGTCTCGGTAATAGAGGGAGAAATCCCAGAGTCAATTCCCATTGGATTTATCATCGATTCACCCTGGCTGCCAAACTGGTTCGGCATTTCCATGTTGGATTACTTTTCCAGTGAAGAACAGTGGCTCCGTGCGAACCTCGCCGCTATTGAAACCTTCCCAGATGTGATATTTCTCCCGGGGTTCTGGAGTGAGTTCGGTATGTGTACCGAACCGTCAGCTTTCGGGGCAAAGAGTATCTACTGGAAGAACGAATTCCCGTTTGCAGAGAAGGTGATCCATGATACCAGCGAAATTGATGCGCTCGAGGTGCCCAATGCCGAAACTGACGGATTGCTTCCGTTTATGCTCCATCGGTTGACCGCCAATCAGGATGCAATCGAGGATGCCGGGCACGCCATTCGGTTCTCGGTATCTCGCGGTCCGCTAAACGTGGCTTCTTTTCTCATGGGATCCACCGAACTGATGACCGCTATGATGATGGAACCGGACGCCGTGAACACGCTAATGCGGAAAGTCACTGACTTTCTGAAAGAGTGGCACCGGCTGCAGCGGGAAGCGATCCCCTCGATTGATGGCATGCTGATGCTGGATGATATCGTAGGCTTTGTCGGAGAGGATGAATTCCTGGAATTTGGCTACCCCTATTTCGAAGAACTCTATGACCTACCAGCCAGTATAAAGTTCTTTCACAACGATGCGGATTGCACCGTTTCGGTTTCACACTACCCGGACCTGGGTATCAACCTGTTCAACCCGGGTACACATATGACTCTCAATGAAATCAAGGCTGTAACCGATAACAGGATGGCCATCCTTGGGAATATTCCGCCACGGGATGTACTGGCGGCAGGGAGTCCCGATGAGGTAACCCAGGCGGTTAAATCCTTGCTCAATGAGACGGAGGATCACTCCAGGCTTGTTTTATCAAGCGGCGGCGGAATGCCTCCCGATGTAAGTTCCGAAAATATAAAAGCCTTTATTCAGGCTGTAAAAAATTTTTCTTAG
- a CDS encoding alpha-xylosidase, which yields MFRLFLIIVILASFTATTFAQIPMHSPDECQALLNEPIDISSDFRNFSNTYYVADSLANFDPETGSGEIVYRRYEYVTRHAFNNMLGVLQPVEQNEFPAIEYEASPSLPFSVELVSSRTVRIRAVSRFQTQPDRESLMLVDGKVEQNRDDWTYEQVDDGHKYTSENGSVIISEYPWRVTIKDASGKVLTHTRHISDNRTTFTPVLPFSFVRRASDYSTSMAAVFQLSPDEKLYGCGESYTGFNKRGQKVVLYTDDANGTQNETMYKPIPFYMSSRGYGMFMHTSSPITVDFGKHFAEANTMMMGDDELDLFVFLGEPKDILDEYTEVTGKAPMPPLWSFGFWMSRITYFSEGDGRNVAMNLRKHEIPSDVIHFDTGWFETDWRCDYQFAESRFDEPEEMVSDLKGQGFHISLWQLPYFTPENTLFPEIIEKGLYVSDEKGNLPYEDAVLDFSNPETIDWYQVKLAGLLEMGVGAIKVDFGEAAPANGVYASGRTGFYEHNLYPLRYNKAASDITKEVTGDRIIWARSTWAGSQRYPVHWGGDPATTNSAMEATLRGGLSMGVSGFTFWSHDIGGFVTATPENLYRRWTPFGMLTSHVRSHGTPPTEPWEYSKDFLNMFRKADNMRYELMPYIYAQAKESSEYGWPMLRALFVEYPEDPGSWLVDDQYLFGSDMLVAPLFEDVDARDVYLPPGDWIDYQTGEQYSTGWHHIEAGELPIIMLVRDGAVLPHIELAQSTMEMDWSELQLVVFSSDDEDVQAKVCLPEQDLKTVWLSASKDGYTVSDDPFGGEVEWTVRRFD from the coding sequence ATGTTTCGCCTATTTCTGATAATCGTGATTCTGGCATCTTTCACCGCCACGACGTTTGCCCAAATTCCCATGCATTCGCCGGACGAGTGCCAGGCGTTGCTGAACGAGCCCATCGATATCAGCAGCGATTTCCGCAATTTCTCCAACACCTACTATGTGGCGGACAGCCTCGCCAACTTTGACCCGGAGACCGGAAGCGGCGAGATCGTGTACCGGCGGTATGAGTATGTGACGCGCCATGCGTTTAACAACATGCTCGGCGTGTTGCAGCCGGTGGAGCAGAACGAATTCCCGGCCATCGAATACGAAGCCTCGCCGAGCCTGCCGTTTTCGGTGGAGTTGGTTTCGTCGAGGACGGTCCGCATCAGAGCGGTTTCTCGCTTCCAGACTCAGCCGGATCGGGAATCGCTGATGCTGGTCGATGGGAAAGTTGAACAGAACCGGGATGACTGGACATACGAGCAGGTGGATGACGGACATAAGTATACCAGCGAAAACGGATCCGTGATTATTTCCGAATATCCGTGGCGGGTAACTATCAAAGATGCCAGCGGAAAAGTGTTGACCCACACCCGACATATTTCCGACAACCGCACCACGTTTACGCCGGTGCTGCCGTTTTCGTTTGTCCGGAGAGCATCGGATTACTCCACCAGCATGGCGGCTGTATTCCAACTCTCACCGGACGAAAAACTCTACGGCTGCGGCGAGTCATACACTGGGTTCAACAAGCGCGGCCAGAAGGTCGTCCTCTACACGGACGACGCTAATGGCACCCAGAACGAGACCATGTACAAGCCGATCCCGTTCTACATGAGCAGTCGCGGCTACGGCATGTTCATGCATACCTCCTCGCCGATTACCGTGGATTTCGGCAAGCATTTTGCCGAAGCCAATACCATGATGATGGGCGACGATGAATTGGATCTGTTCGTCTTCCTGGGCGAGCCGAAGGACATCCTGGATGAGTACACCGAGGTGACCGGCAAGGCGCCCATGCCGCCGCTCTGGTCGTTCGGGTTCTGGATGAGCCGGATAACTTATTTCTCGGAGGGAGATGGACGCAATGTGGCAATGAATTTACGCAAACACGAGATCCCCAGTGACGTCATCCACTTCGACACCGGCTGGTTCGAGACCGATTGGCGTTGCGACTATCAGTTCGCCGAATCCCGGTTCGACGAGCCCGAAGAAATGGTCTCCGATCTGAAAGGTCAGGGATTTCATATCTCCCTGTGGCAGCTCCCGTATTTCACCCCGGAAAACACCCTTTTCCCGGAAATTATTGAGAAGGGACTGTACGTAAGCGACGAAAAGGGCAATTTACCGTACGAGGATGCGGTACTGGATTTCTCTAATCCGGAAACCATTGACTGGTACCAGGTCAAACTCGCCGGTCTCCTGGAAATGGGCGTCGGCGCCATCAAGGTGGATTTCGGCGAAGCGGCGCCGGCAAACGGCGTGTACGCCTCCGGCCGCACCGGATTTTACGAGCATAATTTATATCCGCTGCGCTACAACAAGGCGGCGTCCGATATTACCAAAGAAGTCACCGGCGATCGCATCATCTGGGCCCGAAGCACCTGGGCCGGCAGCCAGCGCTATCCCGTTCACTGGGGCGGGGATCCTGCCACCACGAATTCCGCCATGGAAGCCACTCTGCGCGGCGGATTATCCATGGGCGTTTCCGGGTTTACCTTCTGGTCGCACGATATTGGCGGATTCGTGACGGCAACCCCGGAAAACCTCTACCGCCGCTGGACACCCTTTGGGATGTTGACATCTCACGTGAGGAGCCACGGAACTCCGCCCACTGAGCCATGGGAGTACAGCAAGGATTTCCTGAATATGTTCCGGAAGGCCGACAACATGCGCTACGAACTGATGCCATATATTTACGCCCAGGCGAAGGAATCCAGCGAATACGGCTGGCCCATGCTGCGGGCGCTGTTCGTGGAGTATCCCGAGGATCCCGGCTCGTGGCTGGTGGACGATCAGTATCTGTTCGGCTCCGATATGCTGGTGGCGCCGCTATTCGAGGATGTGGATGCCAGGGACGTCTACCTGCCACCGGGTGACTGGATCGACTACCAGACCGGCGAGCAGTACTCCACCGGATGGCACCACATCGAAGCAGGCGAACTGCCTATCATCATGCTGGTGCGTGACGGCGCAGTCCTGCCGCACATCGAACTGGCGCAGTCCACCATGGAGATGGACTGGTCGGAGTTGCAGCTCGTGGTCTTTTCCAGTGATGATGAGGACGTCCAGGCCAAGGTCTGCCTGCCTGAACAGGACCTGAAGACCGTATGGCTTTCCGCCTCCAAAGACGGATACACGGTTTCCGATGATCCGTTCGGCGGTGAAGTAGAATGGACGGTGCGGAGATTCGATTAA
- a CDS encoding DUF5989 family protein: MSKFSIIVEFWEFLRVRKKWVLAPIVLFLLLLGMLIVFTEGSALAPFIYTLF, translated from the coding sequence ATGTCGAAATTTTCAATCATCGTTGAATTTTGGGAATTTCTGCGGGTGCGGAAAAAATGGGTACTCGCTCCTATTGTGCTGTTTTTACTCCTGCTCGGAATGTTAATCGTCTTCACAGAAGGATCTGCGCTCGCCCCGTTTATCTATACGCTATTTTAA
- the mtgA gene encoding monofunctional biosynthetic peptidoglycan transglycosylase, whose translation MRNTITPPEVIPPERRLPPAPPRWKRRAQSILQWSRKILVWGAILVGVYLLVCIIFLITLRNNNPSVTMVQIQRALEARLQGEQYKRTMTYRPLSRISDHLEHAVVAAEDTRFYQHSGVDFQEIKKMLVGIRKKKEQLRGASTITQQVVKNLFLFTYRSYFRKLLEYPLAFLAEFILSKERILELYLNIAEWGPGIYGAEAAARNYHGTTARWLTRYRSARLAAILPDPLDRDPAVMDRYANIILTRMDAFGW comes from the coding sequence ATGCGTAATACGATAACGCCCCCGGAAGTAATCCCGCCGGAACGTCGGCTGCCACCGGCGCCACCGCGCTGGAAACGCCGGGCTCAGTCCATACTCCAATGGAGTCGCAAGATATTGGTTTGGGGCGCCATTCTTGTAGGAGTATATCTGCTCGTTTGTATAATATTTCTGATTACCCTGCGAAACAATAATCCATCGGTTACCATGGTGCAGATTCAGCGGGCTCTGGAAGCCCGGCTGCAGGGGGAACAGTATAAGCGGACGATGACCTATCGCCCGCTCAGTCGAATATCTGATCATCTGGAACATGCGGTGGTTGCGGCTGAGGATACCCGGTTCTACCAGCATTCCGGCGTGGATTTCCAGGAAATCAAAAAGATGCTGGTTGGAATCCGGAAAAAAAAGGAGCAACTTCGCGGAGCTTCCACCATCACCCAACAGGTAGTCAAAAACCTGTTCCTGTTTACCTATCGCTCCTATTTTCGCAAATTGCTGGAATATCCACTGGCGTTTCTGGCGGAGTTCATACTTTCCAAAGAGAGAATTCTCGAGCTCTATCTGAATATCGCAGAATGGGGCCCCGGAATTTACGGCGCTGAAGCGGCTGCCCGTAATTACCATGGTACCACCGCCCGCTGGCTTACCCGCTATCGATCAGCCCGCCTTGCCGCTATCCTGCCCGATCCATTGGATCGTGATCCCGCAGTCATGGATCGCTATGCGAATATAATCCTCACACGGATGGATGCGTTTGGGTGGTGA
- a CDS encoding aldo/keto reductase, with translation MNYRTLGKTGFEVSEISLGTWQVGGGWGAEFDEEVAEEILETAIESGVNFIDTADVYSDGQSEHAVGEFVRSRDERLYVATKCGRQLTPHTNEQYTPEALRRFVEESLRNSGLETLDLIQLHCPPTEVYYRPEIFEEFDKLKDEGKIRNLGVSVEKVEEALKAIEYPNVTTVQIIFNIFRQRPKELFFEQAKEKNVGIIIRVPLASGLLSGKYNKNTTFDEGDHRHFNRDGSAFDRGETFAGLDYELGLEAVEELKKEFPDVSLPQLALKWILMFDAVSTVIPGASKVSQVESNVQASAMEPLTNEQMQTIDDLYKRRVKNQVHHLW, from the coding sequence ATGAATTACAGGACACTTGGAAAGACCGGATTTGAAGTCTCGGAAATTAGTCTCGGCACCTGGCAGGTCGGCGGTGGCTGGGGCGCAGAATTCGACGAAGAGGTCGCGGAGGAAATTCTGGAAACGGCGATTGAAAGCGGTGTCAACTTTATCGATACCGCCGATGTCTACAGCGACGGGCAAAGCGAACACGCAGTAGGAGAATTTGTACGGTCCAGGGATGAGCGGCTTTATGTGGCAACCAAATGCGGCCGGCAGCTCACGCCCCATACCAATGAACAGTATACGCCGGAAGCCCTGCGCAGATTTGTAGAAGAGAGCCTGCGGAATTCAGGGCTGGAAACATTGGACCTGATCCAGCTGCACTGTCCGCCCACGGAAGTGTACTATCGTCCGGAAATATTCGAAGAATTCGATAAACTGAAGGATGAAGGCAAGATCAGGAATCTTGGCGTCAGCGTGGAAAAGGTGGAAGAAGCGCTGAAAGCCATCGAGTATCCAAACGTGACCACGGTGCAGATCATCTTCAACATATTCCGGCAGCGGCCGAAGGAGCTCTTTTTCGAGCAGGCCAAAGAGAAAAACGTCGGAATCATTATCCGTGTGCCCCTTGCCAGCGGACTGTTAAGCGGGAAATATAACAAGAATACGACCTTCGACGAAGGCGATCACCGGCACTTCAATCGAGATGGATCCGCATTCGATCGCGGCGAAACTTTCGCCGGCCTGGACTATGAACTGGGCCTGGAAGCGGTTGAGGAACTGAAAAAAGAGTTCCCGGACGTTTCGCTGCCGCAATTAGCACTGAAATGGATCCTGATGTTCGACGCGGTGAGCACCGTGATTCCAGGCGCCTCGAAGGTCTCTCAGGTGGAATCTAACGTCCAGGCCAGCGCCATGGAGCCACTCACCAATGAGCAAATGCAAACCATCGACGATCTATATAAACGCCGGGTGAAAAACCAGGTACACCATCTCTGGTAA
- a CDS encoding homocysteine S-methyltransferase family protein: protein MGKISQQVESGRILLSDGAWGTFLHQKGLSTGQCPEIWNVDRPDDVLDIARSYVIAGSNMIETNSFGGSRFKLEAYGLEDRVTELNRAAAEISREAAGEDRYVLGSIGPTGKFVVMGDVSAKELYDAFSEQAAALATGGVDAIIVETMSDIQEATAAVQAASENTDREIICTMTFEPADDGTYYTIMGVTPAQMAETLIEMNVDIIGANCGTGFRHMADITREIRTVNTDIPILIHANAGAPVFRDGETVFPETPDDMASGIPELIEAGANIIGGCCGTTPEYITKFAETIRNS, encoded by the coding sequence ATGGGTAAGATATCCCAACAAGTCGAATCCGGACGTATATTGCTGTCAGACGGTGCGTGGGGCACGTTTCTCCATCAGAAAGGCCTCTCCACCGGCCAATGTCCGGAAATATGGAACGTGGATCGGCCAGACGACGTTCTGGACATCGCGCGGAGTTATGTCATTGCCGGTTCGAACATGATCGAGACTAACAGTTTTGGCGGTAGCCGGTTTAAGCTGGAGGCATATGGACTGGAGGATCGTGTTACGGAACTGAACCGAGCCGCCGCTGAAATTTCCAGGGAGGCCGCCGGAGAGGACAGGTATGTCCTCGGCTCCATCGGTCCGACCGGCAAATTTGTGGTGATGGGAGATGTCAGTGCCAAGGAACTCTACGACGCATTCTCAGAGCAGGCAGCGGCGCTAGCGACTGGTGGCGTGGATGCTATCATAGTAGAAACCATGTCGGACATCCAGGAAGCTACTGCTGCCGTACAGGCTGCCAGTGAAAACACCGACCGCGAGATCATCTGCACCATGACATTTGAGCCCGCCGATGACGGGACATATTATACCATAATGGGAGTTACACCTGCTCAAATGGCCGAAACCCTGATCGAGATGAATGTGGATATCATCGGTGCAAACTGTGGAACCGGATTCAGACATATGGCCGACATCACCAGGGAAATCCGGACCGTTAACACCGATATCCCGATCCTGATCCATGCCAACGCCGGCGCACCGGTCTTTCGGGATGGGGAAACGGTATTTCCGGAGACACCTGACGATATGGCCAGCGGGATTCCCGAACTTATTGAGGCCGGTGCCAATATCATCGGAGGTTGTTGCGGCACTACACCGGAATACATAACTAAATTCGCCGAAACAATTCGAAACTCGTAA